In one Myripristis murdjan chromosome 5, fMyrMur1.1, whole genome shotgun sequence genomic region, the following are encoded:
- the tardbpb gene encoding TAR DNA-binding protein 43 isoform X1 gives MAEVYIRVAEEENEEPMEIPSEDDGTVLLSTVAAQFPGACGLRFRSPVSQCMRGVRLVEGVLHAPENGWGNLVYVVNYPKDNKRKMDEIDASSAVKMKRGDMKTSDLIVLGLPWKTTEQDLKDYFSTFGEVIMVQVKRDAKTGNSKGFGFVRFTEYESQEKVISQRHMIDGRWCDCKLPNSKVIMQGPDEPLRSRKVFVGRCTEDMTTDDLRQFFMQYGEVTDVFIPKPFRAFAFVTFADDQVAQSLCGEDLIIKGVSVHISNAEPKHGNRQMDRTGRFGNGFGGQGFGSSRSGLGSSTNSNLANFGSFSLNPAMMAAAQAALQSSWGMMGMLASQQGQTSTSGSTSTGTSSSRDQSQSFTAGNSNYGTSTASLGWGTGSNSASTTTGFSSGFGSSMDSKSSGWGM, from the exons ATGGCTGAAGTGTACATTCGCGTGGCGGAGGAGGAGAACGAGGAGCCCATGGAGATCCCGTCCGAGGACGACGGAACGGTGCTGCTGTCCACAGTGGCGGCTCAGTTTCCAGGAGCGTGCGGCCTGCGCTTCCGAAGCCCCGTGTCCCAGTGCATGCGAGGGGTGCGCTTGGTGGAGGGGGTCCTGCACGCTCCAGAGAACGGATGGGGCAATTTGGTGTATGTTGTGAACTACCCCAAAG ATAACAAAAGGAAGATGGATGAGATCGATGCGTCCTCTGCCGTCAAAATGAAGAGGGGGGATATGAAGACATCTGACCTGATCGTCCTGGGTCTGCCGTGGAAAACGACAGAGCAGGATTTGAAAGACTATTTCAGCACCTTTGGAGAAGTCATCATGGTGCAG GTAAAACGAGATGCCAAAACCGGGAACTCCAAGGGGTTTGGCTTTGTGAGGTTCACAGAATACGAGTCACAGGAAAAGGTCATCTCCCAGCGCCATATGATTGATGGAAGATGGTGCGACTGCAAGCTTCCTAACTCAAAGGTGATTATG CAAGGTCCAGATGAGCCACTCAGGAGCCGGAAAGTGTTTGTGGGCCGCTGCACAGAGGACATGACCACGGATGATCTGCGGCAGTTCTTTATGCAGTATGGTGAAGTCACAGATGTCTTCATCCCCAAGCCATTCCGTGCTTTTGCCTTTGTCACCTTTGCAGATGATCAG GTTGCCCAGTCTCTCTGTGGAGAGGACCTCATTATCAAGGGGGTCAGTGTGCACATTTCAAATGCAGAGCCTAAACATGGCAATAGGCAGATGGATCGTACTGGGCGGTTTGGGAACGGTTTTGGAGGTCAAGGATTTGGTAGTAGCCGTAGCGGATTAGGGAGCAGCACCAATAGTAATCTGGCTAATTTTGGTTCATTTAGCCTGAACCCCGCCATGATGGCTGCTGCGCAGGCTGCTCTGCAGAGTAGTTGGGGGATGATGGGTATGCTGGCCAGCCAGCAAGGGCAGACATCCACCTCAGGAAGCACCTCCACTGGAACGAGCTCTAGCAGGGACCAGAGTCAGTCCTTCACTGCAGGCAACAGCAACTACGGCACCAGCACAGCCAGTCTGGGCTGGGGAACAGGGTCAAACTCTGCATCCACTACTACTGGGTTTAGCTCAGGGTTTGGGTCCAGTATGGACTCAAAGTCGTCTGGGTGGGGTATGTAA
- the tardbpb gene encoding TAR DNA-binding protein 43 isoform X2 produces MAEVYIRVAEEENEEPMEIPSEDDGTVLLSTVAAQFPGACGLRFRSPVSQCMRGVRLVEGVLHAPENGWGNLVYVVNYPKDNKRKMDEIDASSAVKMKRGDMKTSDLIVLGLPWKTTEQDLKDYFSTFGEVIMVQVKRDAKTGNSKGFGFVRFTEYESQEKVISQRHMIDGRWCDCKLPNSKQGPDEPLRSRKVFVGRCTEDMTTDDLRQFFMQYGEVTDVFIPKPFRAFAFVTFADDQVAQSLCGEDLIIKGVSVHISNAEPKHGNRQMDRTGRFGNGFGGQGFGSSRSGLGSSTNSNLANFGSFSLNPAMMAAAQAALQSSWGMMGMLASQQGQTSTSGSTSTGTSSSRDQSQSFTAGNSNYGTSTASLGWGTGSNSASTTTGFSSGFGSSMDSKSSGWGM; encoded by the exons ATGGCTGAAGTGTACATTCGCGTGGCGGAGGAGGAGAACGAGGAGCCCATGGAGATCCCGTCCGAGGACGACGGAACGGTGCTGCTGTCCACAGTGGCGGCTCAGTTTCCAGGAGCGTGCGGCCTGCGCTTCCGAAGCCCCGTGTCCCAGTGCATGCGAGGGGTGCGCTTGGTGGAGGGGGTCCTGCACGCTCCAGAGAACGGATGGGGCAATTTGGTGTATGTTGTGAACTACCCCAAAG ATAACAAAAGGAAGATGGATGAGATCGATGCGTCCTCTGCCGTCAAAATGAAGAGGGGGGATATGAAGACATCTGACCTGATCGTCCTGGGTCTGCCGTGGAAAACGACAGAGCAGGATTTGAAAGACTATTTCAGCACCTTTGGAGAAGTCATCATGGTGCAG GTAAAACGAGATGCCAAAACCGGGAACTCCAAGGGGTTTGGCTTTGTGAGGTTCACAGAATACGAGTCACAGGAAAAGGTCATCTCCCAGCGCCATATGATTGATGGAAGATGGTGCGACTGCAAGCTTCCTAACTCAAAG CAAGGTCCAGATGAGCCACTCAGGAGCCGGAAAGTGTTTGTGGGCCGCTGCACAGAGGACATGACCACGGATGATCTGCGGCAGTTCTTTATGCAGTATGGTGAAGTCACAGATGTCTTCATCCCCAAGCCATTCCGTGCTTTTGCCTTTGTCACCTTTGCAGATGATCAG GTTGCCCAGTCTCTCTGTGGAGAGGACCTCATTATCAAGGGGGTCAGTGTGCACATTTCAAATGCAGAGCCTAAACATGGCAATAGGCAGATGGATCGTACTGGGCGGTTTGGGAACGGTTTTGGAGGTCAAGGATTTGGTAGTAGCCGTAGCGGATTAGGGAGCAGCACCAATAGTAATCTGGCTAATTTTGGTTCATTTAGCCTGAACCCCGCCATGATGGCTGCTGCGCAGGCTGCTCTGCAGAGTAGTTGGGGGATGATGGGTATGCTGGCCAGCCAGCAAGGGCAGACATCCACCTCAGGAAGCACCTCCACTGGAACGAGCTCTAGCAGGGACCAGAGTCAGTCCTTCACTGCAGGCAACAGCAACTACGGCACCAGCACAGCCAGTCTGGGCTGGGGAACAGGGTCAAACTCTGCATCCACTACTACTGGGTTTAGCTCAGGGTTTGGGTCCAGTATGGACTCAAAGTCGTCTGGGTGGGGTATGTAA
- the cenps gene encoding centromere protein S isoform X2 — MSLQRLKAAVHFTVGRMCHSLGEDHRRTFSRQVIAAIAETTFRQCDIFAKDLEAFARHAKRSTVSSEDVKLAARRSTALSIFIQNKIEELKNQEQRDLKKKNTGKRKSRDTEEDSRE, encoded by the exons ATGTCACTGCAA AGACTGAAGGCTGCGGTGCATTTCACGGTGGGACGGATGTGCCACAGTCTTGGAGAAGACCACCGGAGGACGTTCAGTCGACAAGTCATAGCCGCAATAGCTGAAACAACGTTCAGGCAGTGTG ATATATTCGCAAAGGACTTGGAGGCCTTTGCAAG GCATGCAAAAAGAAGTACAGTGTCTTCAGAGGATGTGAAGCTCGCAGCCCGACGGAGTACTGCGTTG TCCATcttcatacaaaataaaattgaagAGCTTAAAAATCAGGAGCAGAGGGATTTAAAGAAGAAGAATactgggaagaggaagagcagagacaCTGAAGAGGACAGCAGGGAATAA
- the cenps gene encoding centromere protein S isoform X1, protein MSVDTDAAQQRLKAAVHFTVGRMCHSLGEDHRRTFSRQVIAAIAETTFRQCDIFAKDLEAFARHAKRSTVSSEDVKLAARRSTALSIFIQNKIEELKNQEQRDLKKKNTGKRKSRDTEEDSRE, encoded by the exons ATGTCAGTTGACACAGACGCGGCACAGCAG AGACTGAAGGCTGCGGTGCATTTCACGGTGGGACGGATGTGCCACAGTCTTGGAGAAGACCACCGGAGGACGTTCAGTCGACAAGTCATAGCCGCAATAGCTGAAACAACGTTCAGGCAGTGTG ATATATTCGCAAAGGACTTGGAGGCCTTTGCAAG GCATGCAAAAAGAAGTACAGTGTCTTCAGAGGATGTGAAGCTCGCAGCCCGACGGAGTACTGCGTTG TCCATcttcatacaaaataaaattgaagAGCTTAAAAATCAGGAGCAGAGGGATTTAAAGAAGAAGAATactgggaagaggaagagcagagacaCTGAAGAGGACAGCAGGGAATAA
- the rbp7b gene encoding retinoid-binding protein 7 yields MPVNYTGTWDFVSNDNFEGYMVSLGIDFATRKIANMLKPQKVIKQDGDSFTIQTFTSFKNYSCSFKIGEEFEEVTKGMDNRVCQTVVNWDNDKLVCVQRGEKKNRGWTHWIEGDLLHLELTCEKQVCKQMYKRTA; encoded by the exons ATGCCTGTCAACTACACTGGGACCTGGGACTTTGTCAGTAATGACAATTTTGAAGGATACATGGTTTCTCTTG GCATTGATTTTGCAACTCGAAAGATTGCCAATATGTTGAAGCCCCAGAAGGTGATTAAGCAAGATGGAGACTCTTTCACAATCCAGACATTTACTTCTTTCAAAAACTACTCGTGCTCATTCAAGATCGGAGAGGAGTTTGAAGAGGTGACCAAAGGGATGGACAACAGAGTGTGCCAG ACTGTGGTCAACTGGGACAACGATAAGctggtgtgtgttcagagaggagaaaaaaagaacagaggatGGACCCACTGGATTGAGGGAGACCTGCTGCACCTG GAACTCACTTGTGAGAAGCAAGTCTGCAAGCAAATGTATAAAAGGACTGCTTAA
- the h6pd gene encoding GDH/6PGL endoplasmic bifunctional protein, with translation MFVAVFLLLITLCAQGGNGDEGQEAQRLGHVSVVIAGGTGDLAKKYLWQGFFQLYINQVSSGYTFCFYGGGLSPKDKGTPALFEILKAVSCPSGVPVERCAVLKEQYLRLAQYRQLKTAEDYQDLDKHIKQQLQEEGMVEAGRLFYLSVPAFAYADIADKVNNACRPTTGAWLRVVLEKPFGHDFRSAQILATQLGNSLKEDEMYRIDHYLGKQVVSKILPFRIANKKFLDPIWNKYHIDRVEVVLKETLDAKGRIPFYDEYGVIRDVLQNHMIEVMTLLTMRLPKNMSNNQEVLQNKLKIFSTLQPLGKKQAVIGQYQAYNAEVWAELNKTKDYVSRTPTFAAVVTHIDVAQYDGVPVVLVSGKKLDERVGYARILFKNDVFCVQNHDSIHCKPKQLVYYFGHGNLQYPAILVTKNLFKPALIDSEWKEVTEHKDIKVLGLPISDYYVQTPIVQKDAYAELIAQIFSGRRDNFISAENLLASWNLWTPLLDSLASSFPRIYPGGADNGNLLDFRLKGREISYISKAVIIPPDQVGGSSTDNFQIMQGKYRSADMVTAWTEELIERLATDLQAAAEAVVSEGGTFHLALSGGSTPLALFQRLAQHHFSFPWRDTHVWMVDERCVPLTESESNFHLLHEHLLQHIRIPYYNIHPMPVELNQRLCVEEDGGALLYEREVNKLVSNSSFHFVLLGVGYDGHTASLFPGDKVDGHGERLIALTESPVKPHQRMSLTLRAINRAHQVAVLVMGKGKHELVTQLSRVKDSPNKWPVTGVRPTSGKLIWYIDYDALLG, from the exons ATGTTTGTGGCTGTGTTCCTGCTCCTGATCACTCTGTGTGCTCAGGGAGGAAATGGCGATGAGGGGCAAGAGGCACAGAGACTTGGCCATGTTTCGGTAGTAATAGCAGGAGGCACGGGTGACCTGGCTAAGAAGTACCTGTGGCAGGGCTTCTTCCAGCTGTACATCAACCAGGTCAGTAGCGGGTACACATTTTGCTTCTATGGTGGAGGACTGTCACCCAAGGACAAGGGCACACCGGCCCTTTTTGAGATCTTGAAGGCTGTGTCCTGCCCGAGCGGTGTTCCTGTAGAGCGCTGCGCCGTGTTGAAAGAGCAGTACCTGCGGCTTGCGCAGTATAGGCAGCTGAAGACTGCAGAAGACTACCAGGATCTGGATAAGCACATTAAGCAACAACTTCAGGAAGAGGGAATGGTGGAGGCAGGGAGGCTCTTTTATCTTTCGGTGCCAGCCTTTGCATACGCAGACATTGCTGATAAGGTCAATAATGCTTGCAGACCAACCACTGGGGCGTGGCTGAGGGTAGTGCTAGAGAAACCTTTCGGCCATGATTTCAGGAGTGCACAAATACTTGCAACTCAACTTGGGAACTCCCTGAAGGAAGATGAAATGTACAGAATTGACCATTACTTGGGGAAGCAG GTTGTTTCAAAGATACTGCCATTCAGAATAGCGAACAAGAAGTTTCTGGATCCTATCTGGAACAAGTACCATATTGACAGAGTGGAGGTTGTACTGAAAGAAACCCTGGATGCTAAAG GTCGTATTCCCTTCTACGACGAGTATGGTGTGATCAGAGATGTGCTGCAGAACCACATGATTGAGGTCATGACCTTGTTGACCATGAGGTTACCAAAGAACATGAGCAACAACCAGGAAGTTCTCCAGAACAAGCTGAAGATCTTCAGCACCTTGCAGCCCCTAGGAAAGAAACAAGCCGTCATAGGTCAGTACCAAGCCTACAACGCAGAGGTGTGGGCGGAACTGAACAAGACGAAGGATTACGTCAGTCGCACACCAACATTTGCTG CGGTTGTGACACACATTGATGTGGCCCAGTATGATGGTGTGCCAGTTGTTCTGGTCTCAGGCAAGAAGCTAGATGAGCGTGTGGGGTATGCACGTATTCTTTTCAAGAATGATGTCTTTTGTGTTCAAAATCACGACAGTATCCACTGTAAGCCGAAACAGTTAGTTTATTACTTCGGGCATGGCAACCTTCAATATCCAGCAATTCTTGTGACTAAAAATCTGTTCAAGCCAGCTCTAATTGACAGTGAGTGGAAGGAAGTGACAGAGCATAAAGACATTAAGGTTCTAGGTTTGCCCATTTCAGACTATTATGTACAAACTCCAATAGTGCAGAAGGATGCTTATGCAGAACTTATCGCTCAAATCTTCTCTGGTCGGAGGGATAATTTCATCAGTGCTGAAAACCTCCTAGCCTCCTGGAACTTATGGACTCCACTGCTCGACAGTCTTGCCAGCTCTTTCCCCCGCATTTACCCAGGAGGTGCCGACAACGGGAACCTGTTGGACTTCCGTTTGAAAGGAAGGGAGATTAGCTACATTAGCAAAGCCGTAATAATCCCACCTGACCAGGTGGGTGGCTCTTCAACAGACAATTTCCAGATAATGCAGGGCAAGTATCGCAGTGCTGACATGGTGACCGCTTGGACCGAGGAGCTCATCGAGAGGCTAGCTACAGACCTGCAGGCAGCAGCTGAGGCAGTGGTGAGTGAGGGAGGAACCTTCCACCTTGCCTTGTCTGGTGGCTCCACTCCCCTGGCCTTGTTCCAGAGACTGGCCCAGCACCACTTCTCTTTCCCCTGGCGGGACACCCATGTGTGGATGGTGGATGAGCGCTGCGTGCCTCTGACAGAGTCTGAGTCAAACTTCCACCTCCTGCATGAGCACCTGCTCCAGCACATTAGGATACCCTATTACAACATCCACCCCATGCCTGTTGAGCTAAACCAACGTTTATGtgtggaggaggatggaggagcaCTGCTCTATGAGAGGGAGGTCAACAAGCTTGTCAGCAACTCCAGTTTCCACTTTGTACTCTTGGGTGTGGGCTATGATGGTCACACAGCCTCTCTGTTTCCTGGCGATAAAGTGGATGGCCACGGGGAGCGCCTGATCGCCCTCACCGAGAGCCCAGTCAAACCTCACCAGCGCATGAGCCTCACTCTCAGAGCCATCAACCGTGCCCACCAGGTTGCTGTATTGGTGATGGGAAAGGGCAAGCATGAGCTGGTCACCCAGCTGAGCCGAGTCAAAGACAGCCCAAACAAATGGCCTGTGACTGGGGTTAGGCCTACTAGTGGAAAACTTATTTGGTATATAGACTATGATGCCCTTTTAGGATAG